Proteins co-encoded in one Nitratireductor kimnyeongensis genomic window:
- a CDS encoding carbohydrate ABC transporter permease — protein sequence MQTAENNKREGDRRAGKGARITTFLTEGGGFLLIMLLPALLVLGFVIGLPMLKALALSLDSINFRRPAAAGTFGLHNYEKLIFDAQVWNAVWRSALYMGGTVIGSIVLALSAALLTRRIVHFRALARLTFLIPWTVPAVVTALVWGVMYEGNFGVINRLIEPLPFINGTDWLINRETALPALILAQVWNEFPVAYIFFLAGLHSIPEELYEAARIDRASAFNQFRYITLPQLSSITAVIVILLMIMGFKSFPIIFILTGGGPAGATETMTVLTYNTAFRKLDFSYAATLGILAVFISLAMVLVYLRVMKRAERGAGGAV from the coding sequence ATGCAGACTGCCGAAAACAACAAGAGAGAGGGTGACCGACGAGCCGGAAAAGGTGCCCGGATCACCACTTTCCTGACAGAAGGAGGGGGCTTCCTTCTGATCATGCTGCTGCCCGCCCTGCTGGTTCTGGGGTTTGTGATCGGCTTGCCAATGCTTAAAGCGCTCGCGCTCAGCCTTGACTCGATCAACTTCCGCAGACCTGCAGCGGCGGGCACTTTTGGTCTGCACAATTACGAAAAGCTCATATTCGATGCCCAGGTCTGGAACGCGGTCTGGCGATCGGCGCTCTATATGGGGGGCACCGTCATCGGATCGATCGTGCTTGCGCTTTCGGCGGCGCTCCTGACGCGGCGCATCGTGCATTTCCGTGCATTGGCACGCCTTACGTTTCTCATTCCATGGACGGTTCCAGCCGTGGTTACGGCCCTGGTCTGGGGCGTGATGTATGAGGGCAATTTTGGGGTGATCAATCGGCTGATCGAACCCCTGCCCTTCATCAACGGGACAGATTGGCTCATCAACCGGGAGACGGCTCTTCCCGCTCTCATCCTGGCGCAGGTCTGGAACGAATTCCCGGTGGCCTACATCTTCTTTCTGGCAGGACTTCACTCCATTCCCGAAGAACTCTACGAGGCCGCGCGAATCGACCGGGCGAGCGCCTTCAATCAGTTTCGCTACATCACCCTTCCGCAGCTCAGCTCGATTACGGCCGTGATCGTGATCCTTCTCATGATCATGGGCTTCAAGTCCTTTCCCATCATCTTCATTTTGACCGGAGGCGGGCCGGCCGGGGCGACCGAGACCATGACGGTGCTCACCTACAACACCGCGTTTCGAAAACTCGATTTTTCCTATGCTGCTACACTCGGCATTCTCGCCGTGTTCATCTCGCTTGCAATGGTGCTCGTGTATCTTCGGGTCATGAAGCGGGCGGAACGTGGTGCCGGGGGAGCGGTTTGA
- a CDS encoding carbohydrate ABC transporter permease: MARPVGNSIGGEIMHVCALVLLGILVLFPVYWMAVIALTPTGFSRSLAGIVPERITFENFVMLFSERPMLRWIGNSIFVAATSSFLSLAFGASCGYVLSRIKFRGSGLVLILVLATQMMPATSIVVPLYILFRDFGLLDTMQGMVLGHISLVAPLAIWMSKGFFDSIPADLEGAARIDGCSRLSAYWHVTLPLALPGLAAIFIYGFVTSWHDFLFAKTLINSQSLWTAATGISSFRGEYFTLHELQMAAALVFALPVIIVFLIMQRRIVSGALAGSVR; the protein is encoded by the coding sequence TTGGCGCGCCCTGTCGGAAATTCCATTGGCGGCGAGATCATGCACGTGTGCGCGTTGGTGCTCCTGGGAATACTGGTGTTGTTTCCGGTGTATTGGATGGCGGTCATTGCGCTGACACCCACCGGTTTCAGCCGAAGTCTCGCGGGAATTGTTCCCGAACGGATTACCTTTGAGAATTTCGTGATGTTGTTCAGCGAGCGCCCCATGCTGCGCTGGATCGGCAATAGCATCTTTGTTGCAGCCACATCATCTTTCCTGTCGCTCGCCTTCGGCGCTTCCTGCGGCTACGTTCTCAGCCGGATCAAGTTCCGTGGCTCAGGGCTCGTTCTTATACTGGTTCTCGCCACACAGATGATGCCGGCTACCAGCATCGTTGTCCCGCTTTACATTCTGTTCCGCGACTTCGGCCTTCTCGACACCATGCAAGGCATGGTGCTGGGCCACATTTCGCTGGTCGCACCACTGGCCATATGGATGAGCAAAGGGTTCTTCGACAGCATCCCCGCGGATCTTGAAGGTGCGGCGCGCATCGACGGCTGTTCCCGCCTTTCGGCCTATTGGCATGTGACGCTTCCCCTGGCGCTGCCGGGACTTGCGGCGATTTTCATCTACGGGTTCGTCACGAGCTGGCACGATTTCCTTTTCGCGAAAACGCTCATCAATTCACAATCGCTCTGGACGGCAGCCACCGGCATCTCATCCTTTCGCGGGGAGTATTTCACCCTCCACGAATTGCAGATGGCAGCAGCCCTCGTGTTTGCGCTTCCCGTCATCATCGTCTTCCTCATCATGCAGCGGCGTATCGTCTCTGGCGCGCTCGCCGGCAGTGTCCGCTGA
- a CDS encoding ABC transporter ATP-binding protein, with the protein MATVSFSKIVKSFGQTEVIHGADIDIEDGEFVVFVGPSGCGKSTLLRMLAGLESVSDGEIRIGETVVTELAPKDRDVAMVFQNYALYPHMTVADNIGFPLKMTGVQKTARTKNVNEVAKLLGLDGLLDRYPRELSGGQRQRVAMGRAIIRRPSVFLFDEPLSNLDAALRVQMRREIKLLHKRLESTMIFVTHDQVEAMTMADRIVVLRGGRVEQIGTPDEIYRQPANTFVASFIGAPPMNVIEGTVALLQQGPVFMPKAEPKLAIELPADAKSKPNAAFLGIRPEDCILQRPNGSLHPNGCVRFIERSGPETQLTVTLGATGKLSIMTLSFDGSKHVIGDPVNVVFPPERLCLFDQEGNLLRQDGSSVFFS; encoded by the coding sequence ATGGCAACCGTCTCGTTCTCGAAGATCGTCAAATCCTTTGGGCAGACCGAGGTCATCCATGGCGCCGATATCGATATAGAAGACGGCGAATTCGTTGTCTTCGTCGGGCCTTCAGGCTGCGGAAAGTCGACACTGTTGCGCATGTTGGCGGGACTGGAGAGTGTCAGCGATGGCGAGATCCGCATCGGGGAGACCGTGGTCACCGAGCTTGCACCAAAGGACAGGGATGTGGCCATGGTGTTTCAAAACTATGCGCTCTATCCGCATATGACCGTGGCCGACAACATCGGCTTTCCCCTCAAAATGACCGGCGTCCAGAAGACCGCGCGCACAAAAAACGTAAATGAGGTCGCAAAGCTTCTCGGCCTCGATGGTCTGTTGGACCGCTATCCGCGCGAGCTTTCGGGCGGTCAGCGTCAGCGCGTCGCCATGGGCCGCGCCATTATACGTCGGCCTTCGGTTTTCCTGTTTGATGAACCTCTGTCCAATCTGGACGCGGCATTGCGCGTTCAGATGCGTCGCGAGATCAAGCTCCTGCACAAGCGTCTGGAATCCACAATGATCTTCGTCACTCATGATCAGGTGGAAGCGATGACGATGGCCGACCGGATCGTGGTTCTGCGCGGCGGCCGCGTGGAGCAGATCGGCACACCCGATGAGATCTATCGACAGCCGGCGAACACATTTGTTGCCAGCTTCATCGGCGCGCCCCCGATGAATGTGATCGAAGGCACAGTCGCCCTGTTGCAGCAAGGTCCGGTCTTCATGCCTAAGGCCGAGCCGAAACTTGCAATTGAACTCCCTGCCGATGCAAAATCGAAGCCCAATGCAGCCTTTCTGGGCATTCGACCGGAGGATTGCATTCTGCAGCGTCCGAACGGTTCACTCCATCCAAACGGGTGCGTCAGGTTCATCGAGCGAAGCGGGCCCGAAACCCAGTTGACCGTCACGCTAGGAGCGACGGGGAAGCTTTCGATCATGACGCTGAGCTTTGATGGAAGCAAACATGTGATAGGTGACCCGGTAAATGTTGTTTTTCCTCCGGAGCGGCTTTGCCTCTTTGATCAAGAGGGTAACTTGTTGCGCCAGGATGGATCGTCCGTGTTCTTCTCATAA
- a CDS encoding LacI family DNA-binding transcriptional regulator, whose protein sequence is MAKIKDVAAKAGVSTATVSHVINGSRTVSPATTKKVRAAIKALKYRPHGIARSLRVAQTGTIAVLISDISNPFFADFVRGVEDAAHQSGERYHLLLCNTEESTERERRALDLVLERRIDGIIMAPAGGNEEILIDLAESGMPLIFGDRELKGVPADTVVADNVAAAAELTRHLISLGHERIALLEADLNASAIDERTAGFRQALAKAGLKLDPRHVGRSPSNVVDAEAAGKALLGTEPRPDAVFCTNNFMTLGMMQAVMSAGLRCPQDIAVVGFDDFPWAAAFSPRLTVVAQPAHEIGREAAALLFDRLSGRRTGDPVQLTLATRLIVRDSCGAGLKSSRS, encoded by the coding sequence ATGGCCAAGATCAAGGATGTTGCCGCGAAGGCCGGCGTGTCGACCGCGACGGTTTCGCATGTCATCAACGGCTCGCGCACCGTCAGCCCGGCAACGACGAAGAAGGTCAGGGCGGCCATCAAGGCGCTGAAGTACCGGCCCCACGGCATCGCGCGCAGCCTGCGCGTCGCCCAGACCGGAACCATCGCGGTGCTGATCTCCGACATCTCCAATCCTTTCTTCGCCGACTTCGTGCGCGGCGTGGAGGATGCTGCCCACCAAAGCGGCGAACGCTACCATCTCCTTTTGTGCAACACCGAGGAAAGCACCGAGCGCGAACGTCGCGCGCTCGATCTGGTGCTTGAACGGCGCATCGACGGCATCATCATGGCCCCGGCGGGCGGCAACGAGGAGATTCTCATCGACCTCGCCGAAAGCGGCATGCCGCTGATCTTCGGCGACCGAGAACTCAAGGGCGTACCCGCCGACACGGTGGTCGCTGACAATGTCGCGGCTGCGGCCGAACTCACACGCCATCTCATCTCGCTCGGGCACGAGCGCATCGCGCTTCTGGAAGCCGATCTCAACGCGTCCGCCATCGACGAACGCACTGCCGGCTTCCGCCAGGCTCTTGCAAAGGCCGGGCTCAAACTCGACCCCCGTCATGTAGGCAGAAGCCCGTCCAACGTGGTTGACGCCGAGGCGGCGGGCAAGGCGCTTCTCGGCACCGAGCCGCGGCCAGACGCCGTGTTCTGTACCAACAACTTCATGACGCTCGGCATGATGCAGGCAGTGATGAGTGCCGGGCTGAGATGTCCGCAGGACATCGCCGTCGTCGGCTTCGACGACTTTCCTTGGGCGGCGGCCTTCAGCCCCCGCCTCACGGTCGTGGCGCAGCCTGCCCACGAGATCGGCCGCGAGGCCGCTGCGCTGCTGTTCGACCGCCTGTCTGGACGGCGAACCGGCGATCCCGTGCAACTGACGCTCGCCACCAGGTTGATCGTTCGCGATTCCTGTGGAGCGGGCCTGAAAAGCTCCCGTTCCTAG
- a CDS encoding FAD-dependent oxidoreductase, which translates to MNLFGSYDVVVTGAGSSGIVAAIRAAREGAKVLLLEGTGFLGGLITGGRLTKPTGLINSAIFHEMLDRCVGYRGADGRVRESYWGKYTGTFDAETMQRVIIEMVEESGVEVLLRATVTETVVKDNAVHGLVIRTKSGESLVLAKAFVDASGDGDVAALAGAKFMLGRQGDGLTQPITSYFRLLNVNVPALIADCEKHRDDMWEVVYPKEAGDNNEDYVMAVLLTGFQQRIKDKVAEGFDWIVPKDHITMKTGLIPGEISVNVTRFQGNGLDDRDLSQAEIEIRKQAYCAYDFLQRFVGGFENAIFLEVAPKLGIRETRRVVGHYVLTEDDVRGNKRFDDAIGLCNSPVDVHEPGGSNAIMDHIGIGYGIPFRTMVPLELDNIIMAGRCISSDEIAFGSTRNVPACTMTGEAAAVAAALAAARGVPISKIEAADVQARLRELGVWLGTPDEDVPEVLQANG; encoded by the coding sequence ATGAACCTCTTCGGTTCCTATGACGTGGTAGTGACGGGTGCCGGCTCCTCTGGCATTGTCGCGGCGATACGTGCTGCCCGGGAAGGCGCGAAAGTGCTGCTTCTGGAAGGCACGGGCTTTCTGGGAGGGCTGATCACCGGTGGCCGTCTGACGAAGCCGACGGGTTTGATCAACTCGGCGATCTTCCACGAAATGCTGGATCGCTGCGTCGGCTACCGTGGTGCCGATGGCCGCGTGCGCGAATCCTACTGGGGTAAATACACAGGCACGTTCGACGCCGAGACGATGCAACGCGTCATCATCGAGATGGTCGAGGAATCCGGCGTGGAGGTGTTGCTGCGCGCGACGGTGACCGAGACCGTCGTCAAGGACAACGCCGTTCACGGCCTAGTCATCCGCACCAAGTCAGGCGAGAGCCTCGTGCTCGCAAAGGCCTTCGTCGACGCCTCTGGCGACGGCGACGTGGCCGCGCTCGCGGGTGCGAAGTTCATGCTGGGGCGCCAGGGCGACGGATTGACCCAGCCGATCACCTCCTATTTCAGGCTGCTCAATGTCAATGTGCCGGCGCTGATCGCCGATTGCGAGAAGCATCGTGACGACATGTGGGAGGTCGTCTATCCCAAGGAGGCCGGCGACAACAACGAAGATTACGTCATGGCGGTGCTGCTCACGGGTTTCCAGCAGCGCATCAAGGACAAGGTCGCCGAGGGTTTCGATTGGATCGTACCAAAGGATCACATCACCATGAAGACCGGCCTGATCCCCGGCGAGATTTCCGTCAATGTGACCCGGTTCCAAGGCAACGGGCTTGACGACCGCGACCTGAGCCAGGCCGAGATCGAGATCCGCAAGCAGGCATACTGCGCTTACGATTTCCTGCAGCGCTTCGTCGGCGGTTTCGAGAACGCGATCTTCCTGGAGGTCGCACCGAAACTCGGCATCCGCGAGACCCGCCGCGTGGTCGGCCATTATGTACTGACCGAGGACGATGTGCGCGGCAACAAGCGCTTCGACGATGCCATCGGCCTGTGCAATTCACCGGTCGATGTCCACGAGCCCGGCGGAAGCAACGCCATCATGGACCATATAGGTATCGGTTACGGCATTCCGTTTCGAACGATGGTTCCGCTGGAACTGGACAACATCATCATGGCCGGTCGGTGCATCTCGTCCGACGAGATTGCCTTCGGTTCGACGCGGAACGTTCCCGCCTGCACGATGACCGGCGAGGCGGCTGCCGTCGCGGCGGCGCTTGCGGCGGCGCGTGGCGTGCCCATCTCGAAGATCGAGGCGGCGGACGTCCAGGCGCGGCTTCGCGAACTCGGCGTGTGGCTCGGCACGCCCGACGAGGACGTTCCCGAGGTGTTGCAGGCGAACGGCTAG
- a CDS encoding LVIVD repeat-containing protein produces the protein MKPDYARNMRLVGHSDQGGRRDGIQVMVENGFAYVGHLFSKGFSVVDVRDPKNTKPVGYVEAPPNTWNVHLQVADNLLLVIHGKDVFADSAFADEASYYKAAAGTALGTAAPKAERDWDAGLAVYDISTPGQPKRIGFMPVSGGIHRIWWTGGQWAYVSALLDGFTDFIFMTVDMSDPTNPREAGRYWLPGMNLEAGEKPSWSPVAKYGLHHAIVNGDTAWGAWRDAGLVVMDVADRTDPKLVVHRNWSPPFQGGTHNCLPLPDRDLLVVLDEAVLDDFEDGLKNIWLFDVKDRANPVPVATMPVPQDADYARKGAHYGPHNVHENRPGTFQSSSIIFSTWQNAGVRVFDISDQYRPKEVGALVPPAPQGLMDQRPGKKPIIQSCDIFVEASGLIYVTDYNAGLYIMEYDG, from the coding sequence ATGAAGCCCGATTATGCCCGCAACATGCGCCTGGTCGGCCACAGCGACCAGGGTGGCCGCCGCGACGGCATACAGGTGATGGTCGAAAACGGCTTCGCCTATGTCGGGCACCTGTTCAGTAAAGGGTTCTCTGTTGTCGATGTGCGCGATCCGAAGAACACGAAGCCGGTCGGTTATGTCGAGGCCCCGCCCAATACCTGGAACGTGCATTTGCAGGTGGCGGACAATCTTCTTCTTGTTATTCATGGCAAGGACGTCTTTGCCGACAGCGCATTCGCCGATGAGGCGAGCTACTACAAGGCCGCGGCCGGAACGGCGCTCGGCACTGCCGCGCCCAAGGCGGAGCGCGACTGGGATGCCGGGCTCGCGGTTTACGACATTTCGACGCCGGGCCAACCGAAGCGGATCGGCTTTATGCCGGTTTCCGGCGGCATTCACCGTATCTGGTGGACTGGCGGGCAGTGGGCCTATGTTTCGGCGCTGCTCGACGGCTTCACCGACTTCATTTTCATGACTGTTGACATGTCCGATCCTACCAATCCGCGCGAGGCCGGCCGCTACTGGCTCCCGGGCATGAACCTCGAGGCGGGTGAGAAGCCGTCATGGTCGCCGGTGGCGAAATACGGTCTGCATCATGCCATCGTGAACGGCGACACCGCCTGGGGTGCGTGGCGCGATGCCGGACTGGTGGTGATGGATGTCGCCGACCGGACCGATCCGAAGCTCGTCGTCCACCGCAACTGGTCGCCGCCCTTCCAGGGGGGAACACACAATTGCCTGCCGCTCCCGGACCGCGACCTGTTGGTCGTGCTCGACGAGGCAGTGCTCGACGATTTCGAGGACGGGTTGAAAAACATCTGGTTGTTCGACGTGAAAGACCGCGCCAATCCGGTCCCCGTCGCGACCATGCCCGTTCCGCAGGATGCCGACTATGCGCGCAAGGGCGCGCATTACGGGCCGCACAACGTCCATGAGAACCGCCCCGGCACGTTCCAGAGTTCCTCGATCATCTTTTCGACCTGGCAGAATGCGGGCGTGCGCGTGTTCGACATATCCGATCAGTATCGGCCTAAGGAGGTCGGAGCGCTCGTTCCGCCTGCTCCGCAGGGCCTGATGGACCAGAGGCCTGGCAAGAAACCGATCATCCAGTCCTGCGATATCTTCGTCGAAGCGTCGGGGCTTATCTACGTGACCGACTACAACGCCGGTCTTTACATCATGGAATATGACGGCTGA
- a CDS encoding sugar ABC transporter substrate-binding protein: METNKTRRTFLALAAGAVTIAAVNLGFAPKVSAADSVLKGKDLAYIAFGLQYEYQVTLVNRVKELAAEKGMSISVYDGKGDPSTQTTQLLDIVSKQPDIILLNPVDATLLQGGVRRANESGIPLFMLENLPPEGEWVAYNTFDDVAGGSAAADAMAKLIGDEGLVLEVRGAIGSGQSEKRYKGFHDRAEEKYPGFKIETLKAEWTADNAHTLVLDAFTRDPNVAGIWAHNDEMIRGVVSALRQIDRLKLVGEEGHVPIIGFDGTPLGLERIREGIQDADVGQNPFSMAESIVGEMENHFAGKEVAKETLIQPVMIWKDNVDSENNWGNRVK; encoded by the coding sequence ATGGAAACCAATAAAACACGCCGCACATTCCTGGCATTGGCAGCCGGGGCCGTAACAATAGCAGCAGTCAATTTGGGGTTCGCACCCAAGGTATCCGCCGCCGACAGCGTACTCAAAGGCAAGGATCTCGCTTATATCGCGTTCGGGCTGCAGTATGAGTACCAGGTCACGCTCGTGAATCGGGTGAAGGAACTGGCCGCCGAAAAGGGCATGAGCATCTCGGTCTATGACGGAAAGGGCGACCCTTCCACCCAGACCACTCAGCTTCTCGACATCGTCAGCAAGCAGCCGGACATCATTCTTCTCAATCCGGTGGATGCCACCCTGTTGCAGGGCGGTGTGCGCAGGGCCAACGAGTCCGGCATCCCGCTCTTCATGCTGGAGAACCTTCCCCCGGAAGGTGAATGGGTCGCCTACAACACCTTCGACGATGTCGCCGGCGGTTCCGCGGCAGCGGATGCGATGGCAAAGCTCATCGGCGATGAGGGGCTCGTCCTCGAGGTTCGCGGTGCCATCGGCTCCGGCCAGTCGGAGAAGCGCTACAAAGGCTTTCATGACCGCGCTGAAGAGAAGTATCCCGGCTTCAAGATCGAAACGCTGAAAGCCGAGTGGACCGCCGACAACGCGCATACGCTCGTGCTCGACGCCTTCACCCGCGATCCCAACGTCGCCGGCATCTGGGCACACAATGACGAGATGATCCGCGGCGTGGTTTCCGCGCTTCGCCAGATCGATCGTCTGAAGCTCGTCGGTGAGGAAGGCCACGTGCCGATCATCGGTTTCGATGGCACGCCGCTGGGACTGGAACGCATCCGCGAAGGCATCCAGGATGCCGATGTCGGCCAGAACCCTTTCTCGATGGCGGAATCCATCGTCGGTGAAATGGAGAACCACTTTGCCGGCAAGGAAGTCGCAAAGGAGACGCTGATCCAGCCGGTGATGATCTGGAAGGACAATGTCGACAGCGAGAACAACTGGGGTAACCGCGTCAAGTAG